A window of the Streptomyces albireticuli genome harbors these coding sequences:
- a CDS encoding RidA family protein: MSSSMSSAPHLTHIPAPQGVAPATGYTHVVGGSGRFMAVSGQVALDENGALVGAGDPAAQARQVFENLRRCLAAAGATFDDVVKLTYFLTDIADLPVVRTARDEFLGGRPLPASSAVQVAALFRPELVLEVEAFAVVRDPAE; the protein is encoded by the coding sequence ATGTCCTCATCCATGTCATCAGCCCCGCATCTCACGCACATCCCGGCTCCCCAGGGGGTCGCCCCGGCCACCGGGTACACCCATGTCGTCGGCGGAAGCGGCCGCTTCATGGCCGTTTCCGGCCAGGTCGCCCTCGACGAGAACGGTGCCCTCGTCGGCGCCGGCGACCCGGCCGCGCAGGCCCGGCAGGTCTTCGAGAACCTTCGGCGGTGCCTCGCCGCGGCCGGGGCGACCTTCGACGACGTCGTCAAACTCACCTACTTCCTCACCGACATCGCCGACCTGCCCGTCGTCCGCACCGCCCGTGACGAGTTCCTGGGCGGGCGCCCGCTGCCGGCGAGCTCGGCGGTGCAGGTGGCCGCCCTGTTCCGCCCCGAACTCGTGCTGGAGGTCGAGGCGTTCGCGGTCGTCCGCGACCCGGCGGAGTAG